TTAATACCAAAACGATGAATTCAACTGTTCAGGACATCGAGGAAGTAAAGAACATGTATACATGTCaccacaaagaaaaaaacaatcaaagacgATTTTATGATAGGATTCAACTCCTTAAAAGAACACTAATATATAACGCTTGGTGTTATCCAAGTGATTTCAATATAGTTACTACTTACTAGTACTTGCACAATTGAACACTATAATACAATTGCGTAGATTTAACCACTAGTGACGCTACACATATAATTTATATGATCGTATCTAGTGATTAAATTTACTGACAAAATAGTCACTAGAAAagacttttttttatattgggTTACATCCAAACTTTAAAAACTGATGGTAAAATCAACAATGCAGCCTTTATATTGTTTCGTAATCGAACACCAAGCTAGCTGGTGTCTAAATCTGTTTAAATATCGAGATTGCTAGATTAATGAActgctatataaatatatgtctcTAACTGAGAAGCATTCCATAGCTGACACTGATCATGGTTACTTGCAGAATGTATCATCAGGGGGGAAATGCACGGTTTCATGAGACAAGGTTTACTGACGACCCTTTTCTTTTGGTATCTTCTATGGACCTGAACAGCTAATCAGATAATCTATTGATCCCAAAGCTAAAAAGTAATATTCAAGTATACTTTAAACGTCTTATTGTTGTTCATGTTAAGAGGATCTTAATATAAATCTGTGATGTGCATTTTATAGGATGACCGACTGTAGTTATTCTCAGAAGAAATAGATTTGAATGATGATATAAGACATCCTGAGATAGCAAAAGAACGATTTAGGGTAATTTACACAATCGAATTTAACAGGACAAATAGCCAAAGATCTAGAAGTCAACTTCATGAGCTGCTTTACATTAATAGACGCCAAACAATAAGTGTAAACTTAAGAGTCGATGATCTCATAATCTGATCACTTTTATCCATTTCTTTCATGTCTTTTAACATGGTTGGTTACACATTAGATTGGGAGACCAGAGAACAAAGACTAAGATTTGACTTGAGATTCTATTCTCATATTTGAAGATCGTCTATTGATAACTCGTTTGCAGTCAGAAGCTTCAGTTTCTGTGGGACACAAGAAGATTACTTTAATTGAGAGGGTGATTCATAGTTTGTCAAATCTCGGTGCGTCAAGTATGAATGTGGCTTACCGTTATGAACTGTGGAGGATCGTCAAGGCTTGTAGACCCGAGGATTACTTCTCTTTTGAGTTTCGTGGTTAGTTTGTGACACACTTTTAactgaaaaaacaaatataacagTAAGAAGAGATCATCATATATCCTGATTCTATGCGTTGATTGTAAAAGCTTTTCTTTCCTTGGCTTCTTACCTCTGATCTTGTTGCTCCACCAACGATAAACACAAATATTCGCTGTCCCATCTTCTTGAAGTCACTAGACGAATGTCTCAACACCGAATCACTGCAAGAATGAAACAAAATCTTGGCTTATATGTTTAGGTTATTATTCATATTTGGATTGATACTGGGATTGTTTTAAAAACGGTTTACCTTGAATATCCATCATCTGAACCTCTTGGTTTAGCCCATGTTGGTGTGCGTCTTGATCTCATGGATTGAGCAGCTTGGCCTTGACTACTACTACTAGCTGATGAAGAATGTGACGTTGATCCGTGGAAACTTGGGCTTGGGTCGTTCATACATGGGTAATCCTCTTTTGGCAACTCTCCTTTGCTAAGTTTCTCGATCAGTTCCTGCCAAATTCCACATATCAGAGAACCGTCAACACGTGAGTTTTGCATTATGCTAAAGAAAATGAAACTAGTGAACCTCAATCATGGGGTAGAATCGAGATAACTGCCATGCTGCTTCCTCTTCACGCTCTTTCCTGACACCTCGTTTCTTCTGCAGCCATTAACAAAGAATGTTAGGGAAGATTCACTTACATTTCAAAATATAGATGGGGCATTCAGCGAGAAGATGTAACCTTGTGAAGATCAAACTTCAAGGTGAAACCTCCCGGTGCATTCTTTTTAGCATCGACAGCTGGACCAAGTAGTCTCATATTATTTACAGCGCTCATGTCATCAGATGAGAGTTTTGCCagctagaaaaataaaataaaataataaagccTTAGGTGGGGGTGGATAGGAACCAAACAAAGATTTAGAAACATTAACATCCCCAAGTACCTTCATTAGATTTTGACCCTTTTCACCTTCAAACTTTTCAGGGTAAATGGTTGCGAGGATCATCAACAGGCGTAACTTGCCTTCACGACTTGCCTCCTGTACATGagtttaaaaaatacataaagcTCGACAGCTCAATGCCTCATTAAGTATTACAGTAAGTCAACCACTATTATAACTAGATGCAAACCTCTTGAGTACTCAAATATTTGATCACATCCTTCATCCCAGCATCACCAAAAACAAGGTCTTGTTCAAGTTGTCCAAGCTCCCTAAGTCCCTGCTCTCTGATAAGGTCGTTGATTTTCCTAGCAATCTGCAACCATAAGAAAAGAGTTACATAAATTTTCAGACACTAAATCCTGTGAAATGTCAATCGGATGATGTATATTAATAGAGCAACAGTGTGTAGCACAATTTAAAGATTTGAAGGTTCGAATTAAGGATACAAACTAGAGGCATATCACTTTTGAAATGGAGGTGAACgcaacaagaaaacacaagggaGGGAGCGTTGCAGATAACCACCGAAGTACCTCTACATGGAGAGATAGCTTGTCTATTTGTTCACTGTATTGTGGCAATGCTTGAACCATCTTCTGCAAATCTCTCGTAGAAAGCTCAGCACCATCTCTAAAAAATAAGAGACGATGAAAATTGATTAAAAAGGAGAGAACAATCCAAAGAACTTCTCCAATCAAATAAAGTATTCTACGTAGATCAACTCAGAGTTATGTCAGAGTATGATCAAACTTAATAACTAGAGGACATACAATAAAATCGATTCCACCAGTTCAGGAGAAGTTTAATATACAAAGATAAAAGTGATACCCACCTCTTACCATGCTGAAGCTGAGCAGCTTTGTTTTTCGATAAGAAATTGGTCATCTTGTCATGCAATCTTTCACTAGCCTGATGAAAAAAAACACACGTCAAGAGTATTCACCTTTTTCAATTACCAAAGAGAAATACACCTAGGCATCAGACTCACATCTGCTATATGTGCATGTCGAAGCTCTAGCCAAATAGGATCATGTTCCTCCAAGAGCACATCTTTCGTCTCTGGTTCTCCGCCTGAATTGCTTGGAATCTAAAACACTAAAAGAACATCACACGGAGTATCCAGGAAGAGAATCACAATAACTTATCCAGCAGCATAGAGTTGAACTTACCACATGTACATATTTGTTCCCTTCCATGTTCAGCAAATCATGGCACATAGCATCATAAGTCCACTCATGTATAATAGGAGCAATCTAGACATTCCAAACAAGCAAAATGCTGCTAATCATATAACACAacaatacaaataaaataaatgaaagaaCCATCAAATGCGAAGAACAGTTCTAAACCTGGTCTACGGATCTGTCGAGGATGAGCAGCTCACACGTTTCAGTCTGTGGGAAATTCTCAATCGACTGTTTATGCTTTGCCAGACAATTCCAGATTCCAGCTGCAAGTTTCGTGGGAATTAAATCGCGCAAAGTTGTCATCGTCGATGCGTCAAGTGACTTTGCAGCTCGGTATCGTACTGTTGGAAACTCCTGTGAGGTCAAAACTGATTTAGAAGAGTCATCCCCCAGATAATAGTCACTAATTGTGAGAAAAATGATTGGTACCCGTAGTGAAGCAAAGACTGTGGCAATTCGAGAGGCCATCACATTTAAGCACGCATCGCCTTTTCTAGAAGTTTCCTCATCACCGAAAAGATCCTCTAAAGCTCTCTCATGGTCGGTGATGAAACCCTGTATAAGTTGTTGTTAATAAATGTCTTCTGCCCTCTCTCATAATGTGAAACATGCATTCATAGACTAACAAGAAGTACATGACGGAGAGCAATATAAACATGGCTAAACTGCACAAACACAAGAAGTTCGGACTAATCATACCTGGCTATCAATGGCGAAAAATTCCAAGTTCATCTGCAAAAATGAAAATCATATTCATATGGCTGCTATCATGGATCTATAAACACATACACTATAGTAATTAAAATGTAACAGCAACAATCAGTATACACTAGAAAGCATGGAGTTTCACAATATACACCTCTCTTAATGCTGCAATCCGGGGCAATACACTCGAATCTTTCTTGATGTGACCAACCAGCTCCTTAGAAACGGGTGAACTGAAGAAGACAAATGCCCTTCACAGATGCAGAGGAATAAAGAAGATAATCAGTGTCTTGAAGAAATTGTCTTTAGGATAGATCCGATGACTAAGAGTTCCTTACTTTTTGTACAGTGGTGATTTCCCAGACATGTCTGACAAGAACATGATGACGCTGATGAAAcagaagaaataaataatataagagGAAATAATGAATGTCACATTTTGGAACGCAGGTAAGGAACATGAAAGATGAATTACTTCTCTTTAGTTGGCTGGATGAAGTAAATGGCGTCCAGTGAAGGTAGAGGTTGTCTTCGTCTAAAAATGTCTTCAACCACTACACAGAAAATGATGGATTACACCAGTTAAGTTATTACCAAGTAAAAAAGGCATGATATAGAAACTAGAAtccttgcaaaaaaaaaaaaaagaaaaaaagaagacttaaaaattCTCACATGAAACTCCTTCGTCCGTGATATCAGCCATTTTGCAGGCGTAGGACATGATCTTGACAGTGAGTTTGTCCATGATTAGTACCTAGGGGTGCAAAGAATAAAAATAGGTATCAAGGCAAGTTTAAAGCCAATAACATAACCTGGGGTCAGCGTCAGCCAGCCCATGGTGAAGGAAGAAGACGCAAACATACCTTCCAGGTGGATTTTGAGCTCCCAGTCTTGGTAGATCTAAGCATCTCATACAAGAGTCCTGGAAAATAACAGAAATGTAAGAAGATCAGACACACtgccaaaaaaatattcaagaaaACGAGCCAAAAGCCTCAGGGAATATAGATCCAAGAATGCATGAGATGAACTACACTGCATATAACTCTACTCAGTAactaaatgaatcaaaattgaatcaACACTTAAATCATTTTCATGACTGTAGAGCCCAGAATCAGTTCAGAATTGAATCAACACGACTAATAAAAATGGCAACTCCACAGAACCAGAAATAGACATCGTAAATTCGACAAGTCAATCCGAATCAACTAGAGTCAAAAACAGAGTAGATCAGataaatatatagagagagagagagagagagaactcaCGTTCACGTGTAAGCTGGCGGAAGTTTTTGTATTCGCCAGCCTGAGACGACGACGAATCGGAATCTGAGTACGACATAGCTGCGATCCCCCACCACCAACTTAGAATCTCCGATCGTAGTAGATTCGAACAAAAGATCggccagagagagagagagagagattgaagaTCGCGAACTAATCAAAATATAGACAACGACAAACGACAGAGACCAAGACCGACGATGAAGAGAAGACCGTAATtgaaaattaaactttaaattcTCGAAAACCGCGGTTGCTGCTGAAGATATAGTTTAGACCGTTTTGACCCGAACCGGCGGTTTGAATCGGTAAAATCGAAGTTTCGATCTAGACCGGGTCTTTTTTGTAAACGTTTCGCGCGTTTCTAGTCAACTCACCCTTAATCGCTGTTGCTGCAGACCGTTAAGCAACGTTTTGTGGGACtacaactaaaaatgaatttCTACAACTAATTTAGATATATAGTTACATATATGCATTAGTAATTCAAAAATTATCATGATAAATTATTGCTTAtgttcacaaaatttttaaCCGAATACCAAATTATTTACATATGACAAATTTATTCATCAAAATAGATATGCTTGTTATTGGATTAATGTTTTCTGAAAACTTACATGGGTTATAAACTATATTCATTAGCCATAAAACTATGTTTGAAAGATTCTTTAcacactatattcattattaataatgaattttggAAATCACTCAAAGTTCTATttttgactatataaaataaaaaattttacttgactaatattaaattatgtgttttatgtttttttatgattaacttcttataactaaaatatagcaacacaatatatatagaaattatcttttatttttataaacaatattaaccgctctaacttttaacgtgagaatTTGAATACGGAAAATCATTTCGCAAAAATAGTATAGATCTCAAAACCTATATCTTCGGGAACTCAGTCTAAATGCTCTAAGTTCAAAATTATCTGAAGTTGTTTCACATtaatgatttaacattttaaatattaatgtttgTATTGATTTGACATTTCCAACCTCActctattttttcattttaaaatagagtttagaaaaCATGCTTCTACCAATGATATCCTAACTTTCAGTCTATAATAGAAGAGCAAAAATGAATTTACTCTGTATATTGAAtaagttatttattttggttcatcactctattttttactctaaatagaatatcattaaaatataattaaaattactctattttttttttacgtcaaaaattactctattttaaaaataaaatatagtgtGTATTATTGGAGATGGTCCGAGATACACACCATTTTAAACATATCACTCTAACCCCAGCCCCTATTTATGCATATCCTAATCTTATTTATGTGTCTTATGTAACAAGTAACGACAACCATTAGATGCCACTGTGAACTACATGTAACCAGCTCCAAGAATATGAAGCCAACGAGAAAACGCCAATATTTTACTTTAGTGGACTTCTTCTCTTGAATCAGTTTGACAACAAACCAACAAAATATTCATTGTAAATGTTATTTAAATAGAAccagttttaaaatattcactTGCAAAGGTCATTCCCCCTTTCTTTAATTACAAGCTCatagaacaaaacaaaactcacCAATTTTTTATCTCCTTAATCAAGTAAACTAAACTCCTAATGGGCTACAAATGCTTATTAAACTCTTGTCGTTTTTATTACATTCCTTGACCACACGGTCTTCCACTACTTCCTCCTCGTCGCTGCCGCAATGCTTGCAAACCACCTTGCACTTAACTACACTACCATACACATAAAA
This region of Brassica napus cultivar Da-Ae chromosome C5, Da-Ae, whole genome shotgun sequence genomic DNA includes:
- the LOC106445588 gene encoding SNARE-interacting protein KEULE, giving the protein MSYSDSDSSSSQAGEYKNFRQLTRERLLYEMLRSTKTGSSKSTWKVLIMDKLTVKIMSYACKMADITDEGVSLVEDIFRRRQPLPSLDAIYFIQPTKENVIMFLSDMSGKSPLYKKAFVFFSSPVSKELVGHIKKDSSVLPRIAALREMNLEFFAIDSQGFITDHERALEDLFGDEETSRKGDACLNVMASRIATVFASLREFPTVRYRAAKSLDASTMTTLRDLIPTKLAAGIWNCLAKHKQSIENFPQTETCELLILDRSVDQIAPIIHEWTYDAMCHDLLNMEGNKYVHVIPSNSGGEPETKDVLLEEHDPIWLELRHAHIADASERLHDKMTNFLSKNKAAQLQHGKRDGAELSTRDLQKMVQALPQYSEQIDKLSLHVEIARKINDLIREQGLRELGQLEQDLVFGDAGMKDVIKYLSTQEEASREGKLRLLMILATIYPEKFEGEKGQNLMKLAKLSSDDMSAVNNMRLLGPAVDAKKNAPGGFTLKFDLHKKKRGVRKEREEEAAWQLSRFYPMIEELIEKLSKGELPKEDYPCMNDPSPSFHGSTSHSSSASSSSQGQAAQSMRSRRTPTWAKPRGSDDGYSSDSVLRHSSSDFKKMGQRIFVFIVGGATRSELKVCHKLTTKLKREVILGSTSLDDPPQFITKLKLLTANELSIDDLQI